The Moraxella osloensis genome contains a region encoding:
- a CDS encoding class I SAM-dependent DNA methyltransferase — translation MTDVSAYFAQIYADSSDPWQYEKRWYEVRKRAICLSLLPYPHFAKAIELGCSNGVFSEQLAQRCDYLRCVDGQLEAVELASERLQNQAHVQVMQGLIPQDLPSERFDLIVVSEILYYLAPESLTEVIAWLNSALTDNGVILACHWRYPIDGFQLTGETVHDSLQQQLHYPQQSHVIDQDFLLTIWQANHQSLAKQENLVE, via the coding sequence ATGACTGATGTATCAGCGTATTTTGCCCAAATTTATGCCGATAGTAGCGACCCTTGGCAATATGAAAAACGCTGGTATGAAGTACGAAAACGCGCGATTTGCTTGTCATTGTTGCCCTACCCACATTTTGCCAAGGCGATTGAACTGGGCTGTAGCAATGGTGTATTTAGTGAGCAGTTAGCCCAGCGCTGCGATTATTTACGGTGTGTGGATGGGCAGCTTGAGGCAGTCGAACTTGCCAGTGAGCGTCTGCAAAACCAGGCGCATGTGCAGGTGATGCAAGGCTTGATACCGCAGGATTTGCCCAGTGAGCGATTTGATTTGATTGTGGTCAGTGAGATTTTATACTACTTGGCGCCTGAATCACTGACCGAAGTCATCGCTTGGCTAAACAGCGCATTAACCGACAATGGTGTGATTTTAGCTTGTCATTGGCGCTATCCGATTGACGGGTTTCAACTGACAGGCGAAACAGTCCACGACAGTTTGCAACAACAGCTGCACTACCCTCAGCAAAGTCATGTGATTGACCAAGATTTTTTGTTGACCATTTGGCAAGCCAATCACCAAAGCCTTGCCAAGCAAGAAAATCTAGTGGAATAA